The genomic DNA CGGCAAGAGCAAGGGTGCCGAGTCCGTTGCGAGTGGTCGTCGCGGCTGCGATCGGGGCGAGGCAGAGCAGCGGCACACTGAGCGCCTGAAACTGGTAGAAGATGAGCATGAAGGGCTGGAAACGGTCGCCGAATCGCTCTCGGGCCATCTGGTACCGACCATCTTCGTGGCCGGTGAGGACCCGGTCGGTCAGGATGTGTGTGCCCAAGCGGAGGCCCCAGAGCCCGATCATCGTGGCGATGAGGAGACGGTGGTGAGTCGAGCCCTCTCCGGTCGCGGCGGCAAACACTGCTCCGAGCGCGACCGCGTATGACCAACCGACATCAACGATTCCGGCGTCGCCGGTCTTTCGTTGCGCCAGCCAAAGCAGCCCGAAGAGCAGGACCGATGCGACAAGCAGCCACACAACCTGTTCGAGAGGTGTCAGCGTCGGCATGGGGTCTCCTGATGTCGAATCGAGTGCCTCGGGGTGTGCGAAGACTCTTGAAGTCTGGACAGTAGAGGCGTTTCAGAGGAGCCGAACATGGGAGTGAAGGTGCTTGCGAGTGTCTGCTGTGTATTGATTGCCGCGATGATCGGGTTGATCGTTGTCTCATCGCTTGAGATGGGGTTGATCGCGGGCCTGCGTCTCGTCGCGGGTTCGTGGTGGGGAATCACGACACTCGCTGACCTCGGCGTGGGCCTGTTGTTCGTCATGGTGTGGTTGTGCCTGCTTGAGCGACGCGTCTGGGCACGGGTGATGTGGGTCGTGGCGGTCTGCATGCTCGGGAACCTGGCCACGCTTGTGTTTCTGCTGATTCGATGCCGCGATGCTCTGACTGTTCGCGAGGTGTTTCTGGGCAGGTGAGATGAATCAGGGGTGTTCGCAGGAGTTGATGCTCGGTCTGCCCAGTGGTTTGGCGAGCAGAAACTGGTAATCACCGCAGTGCCTGGCGCGGAACGCGCCCTCGCAGTATTCGAAGTAGTATCGCCACATTCTGATGAAGCGTTCGTCGAACCCGAGCGATCGGATCTCGTTCACGCGAGCATGGAACGCACGGTTCCATTCTCGGAGTGTCCGCACATAGTGCGGCGCCATGTCGTCCATGTGGATGAGTGAGAGGTCTGTGTTGTCTCGAACGGCTCGTGTGACAGCGGTGAGTCCGAGCAGGCATGAGCCGGGAAAGATTCGACGTTTGAGGAAGTCCACGGTGCGCCGCGCAGCGTCGTACCTCTGGTCTCTGATCCAGATGCCCTGGATCACGGCGAGCCCGTCGATTGTGAGCATACGCGAGATTGTCTGGAAGTAGCGGGGGAGGTATTCGTGGCCGACCGCTTCGATCATCTCAATCGACAGAATCTTGTTGAATGAGCCGCGTCCGTAGTCGCGTTCGAGGTCTCGGTAGTCGAGTCTGACCACGCTGACCCTGTTTTGAAGCCCGCGCTCTCGCACGCGGGCAGTCGCGAGCTGGAACTGCTGTTCCGAGATCGTCGTCGTGACAACACTGCATCCGAAGCGTTCGGCGGCGCGGATGGCGGCTCCTCCCCAACCGGTGCCGATTTCGAGCAGGCGATCGTTGGGCTTGAGGTCGAGCTTTGAGCAGCAACGATCGACCTTCGCGAGTTGGGCTTCTTCGAGCGACATCTCGGCGCGCTCGAAGTATGCCGCGGAGTAGAGCATGCTGGGATCGAGCCAGAGCGCGAAGAACTCGTTTGAGAGGTCGTAGTGGGCCCGGATGTTGCGGGTGCTTCCGGCCCGCGAGTTGCGTCGAACCGTGTTGAGCAGGCCGGCCAATCGCGCTGTCGTGCGAGAGAGCGCGGACTGAGTGGATTCCAGCGCGTCGCGGTTGATCAGAAGCAGCTCGAAGAGCCCGGCCAGATCATCGCACGTCCACTCTCCATCGATGTATGACTCCGCCGCACCGGCCGGCCCCTCGATCAGCACACGTTTGTAGAACACCGGATCCAGGATTCTGACTGAAACGTGAGGTCCCTTCTGGCGGTCACCTGCGACGGTCGAGTCTTCTCCGTCCTGCACCGTGAGTGAGCCATGTGTGATGCGTGAGAGCGTTGAGCGCACAATCCGCTGGCCTGCGCGTTCCAGTGGCGTTGGAGTCCGTCTCTTGATGTCACGCTCGCTCGCGGCGTGGAATGTTGTCATGAATTGGACTCCGAGGGCGTCTGAAGTGCTTTCGGGTGGATTCGAGTCGGGCATGCTGACCGGATTCACGAGCCACTGGGACGGTCGGTGGGTACATGTGTGTGGTTGCTGGCGATACGACGGCCGGGGTGTCGAAAGACCGGAACGCGACGTAACCAGAGACGGAGCGCGTGCAAGTGAATGGAGAGCGTCACGCGCGCGGTCATCAAAGGGAATCGCAGGAGCATGCCGTCGAGCGTCCAAGGACCGATCTCACGGCGATCGAGTCTCAGGGTCGCGTCAAAGACACGCCGATCGGGCGTTCCATGCGTGCCCATCCCTTGAACGCTCTCACCGTGTGTGGTCTCTCGCAGCGTCATGTGGATGCCGAGGCGAGAACCCTCGTGCGAGCATGGCATCGAGAATGCCCAGTCATAGGCGAGCCCCATGGGCATGAAGGGCGAAACGTGGAAGACCTTGTCGAACTTGAAGCGGAGAGGTCGCCGTCTCTCGCAGAGGGGCGGTGCGTTGGCAGCTCCGGCACGGGCGCGACAGTCGAGGACGTGTGCGTGACGCTGCTTCCAGGGTGTGTTGGTAATCTCGGCAACGATCGACGTGAGAGTCTCCGTTCCGGTCGTCTGGTTGTGTTCAAAGCAGTAGTAGAAGCTCACGGGATTGAAGGCGTAGCCGTACTGTCTCGCGTGTGTCAGCAGACGCACAGGGCCGTTCGGCCGGAAGCCGAGCGCGTCTTCGACCCGAGTCAGCACCTCTTGCTTGAGGTCCTTGGCGGCGTCGCCGAGGTAGTCGCTGCGCTTGAATCTGCCAAGGGCCAGGGCTCGTCTGCGTCGATCGGTTCCCCACAGCCGGCCTGTCGCCATGGTCTCCTCGATCTCGTCTAGATCGAGCCAGAGCATATAGAGGGGGAAAGTGAATGTGCGGACGAGCGGTGCAAACCGACGATGTCTCACGGTGCCGACGTAGATCGCACTCGATCGTCGGGACGGGGTAGGAAGTATGGGTGCTTGTGCGGCTTCTGGCAGCTTCTTCGCCGCAGCCGGTAGAACTGGAATGACGTTTGAACGCTGCATGGTGTTGTCATGATGCGATGCGGGACTAAAGCGAACTTGCGAGTTGAGGGGTCGCTTGGAAGGTGTTGCGAGAGGCCCGGATAGCGTCGGCGACGCGGGTGCCGCTCCGGACGCCGTCTTCGTGGAATCCGTTGAACCAGTATGCGCCGCAATAGTGCGTGTGAAGCACTCCCGAGATCTCGGCGTGGCGCTGCTGGGCTTTGATTGATGCGACGTCGAATGCCGGGTGCTCGAAGGTGTGGCGGTCGATGATCGTGGCGGGATCGACAGAGCCGTTGCTGTTCAATGTGACGCACGGGTGTCGGCGTGCTCCAAGACGCTGGAGGATCTCCATGTCGTAGGTCACCGCGACGCCCGGTGTGTTGCTATGGCGAGCGATGTAGTTCCACGCGCTCCACGCTCGGCGACACTTGGGCAGGAGTGATTGATCGGTGTGGAGGATCGCTTCATTCGGGCGGTACGGAAGAGAGCCGAGGATTTCGCGTTCGGCGGGTGTGGGATCCTCGAGCAAGCGGAGGGCCTGATCTGCGTGGCAGGCGAAGACGACCTCATCGAAGCTGTGTTCTTCGGTTGCGGTCCGGATACGGACGCCATCGCGAAGACGCACAACAGAATGGACGGGTGTGTGAAGTCGGATGCGGCTCTGGAATGGGGCTGTCAGGCGAGCGACGTAAGTGCGGCTGCCACCCACGATCGTTCGCCAAACAGGACGCTCTCGCACGGAGAGCATGCCGTGGTTTGAGAAGAATCGGACGAAGAAGCCAAGAGGGAGGCCGAGGATGTCGGCATCCGGCGTGGACCAGATCGCGGCGGCCATCGGGACGATGAGGTGGTCTCTGAACGGCGCGGGATAGCACTCGCGCTCAAGGAATGCGCCAAGCGTTGTCCATTCATCGCCTGATTCGATCGCGCGCGGGGCTTCGGTGGCGAAGCGACGGAAGCCGGCGATCATTCGCCAGAAGCGGGGGCGGAACAGGTTCGCGCGTTGGGCGATGATGGCGTTGAGAGAGCCGCCGCCGTATTCAAAGCGACGCGCATCGTCTCGAACACTGAATGACATGGTGGTCGGCTGCGACTCTACACCGAGCTCGTCGAGGAGCGCGGTAAAGAGCGGGTAGTTTCGTGTGTTGAAGACGATGAAGCCGGTATCGACGGGGATTCCCCGACCTTCGTGGTCGATGGTGAGTGTTCGGGTGTGCCCTCCGACGTGCCCTGCGGACTCGTAGATCGTGAGATCGTGCTCCTGATGGAGTCGATGGGCGACAACAAGGCCGGAGATGCCAGAGCCGATGATCGCGATCCTCACGACGCGGCCCCCTCACCCGTTCGGCGACGGGCGTTCATCGACTGACGGGCCTCGCGACGGAGTCGGCGCATGCGTATGGATTCTTCTCGTACTCGCGGGGCGTGAGAGTGGGCGTCTTCGTACACCTTTGCCGGAACGGGACGAAGATCCCAGACGAGGCCGCACGCCTGCATGGCGCGAAGGCCGTAGTACGTGGGGTCGATCTCCCACCAATAGAAGCCCTGACGGACGGTGCCGGGGTAGTGATGGTGGTTGTTGTGCCATCCTTCACCGAGCGTCAGGATGGAGAGGATGAAGCTGTTCCGGCTGTCGTCGGATGTAGCGAAGCGACGGCGTCCGATGGTGTGTGCGAGCGAGTTGATCGTGAACGTGCCGTGATAGAGGAGTGTTGTTGATACGCCGAAGCACCACACGAACATCTGCCATCCGGAGGTTCCGAGTGAAGGGGCCAATGATGCGAGGAGAGATCCTGCGGCGAAGGAGCCGAGAGCCAGGGTGACAGGTCCGAGCAGGTGCCATCGCTCGAGCCAGACGAGTTCGGGGACCTTTGCCCAGTCCGGGACCTGTTTCCAATCTGTCTTGATGCCGTCATCACTGAGGAACCAGCCCATGTGGGACCAGAGCAGGCCCCACAGGCCGGGCGAGTGGACGTCCGGGGGATGGTCGGAGTGGCGATGGTGATTGCGATGATGTGCCGCCCACCAGAGTGGGCCGCGCTGCGCTGTTGTTGTGCCGATGAAAGCGGCGATGAACTGGACGGCGCGGCTGGTCTTGAATGTGCGATGGGAGAAGTAGCGGTGGTAGAACGCCGTGATGATGAACATGCGACCGAAGAAGAGCGCAACGCAGGCGATCACAGCCGCCCAAGACCAGCCGACCCAGAGCAGCCCGATACAGACCAGGTGGATCGAGAGATAGGGGAAGACGTTTGCGGCACGGATTCGTCGGCCAGGGGCTTCGGCGTAGCGGGTGAGGTCCATGCTGTTGGTCTGCGAGACGGACCCCGGATCCATAGCGTCAGCCGCGGCATGAGCGTGATGGGGTAAGTCGGACACGCAAGGATCTCCGATACCTTTGGGCGGCTCCGGCCGCCGGCACGGGGCGTCACATTACACCAAGCTCGACGATGCCGCGTGGAGTTCGAGGTGTTTGATGAACTGGATTCGGATGTCACGCTGAAAACGTCCAGAATGGATGCGGGGCTGGGATCGCACTGTCTGTCGAGGTTATGGCAGGACAGAGGGATCGGGAAGACGGGAAGATCCAGCGTCGTGGACCGAGTTCGTCCCACGCACAAAGGTGTGTGGTGTCCACAATGTGTGTCGATTGTCCAATAAGATGATCGCCGACCCGCGACGGCGC from Phycisphaeraceae bacterium includes the following:
- a CDS encoding DUF1295 domain-containing protein encodes the protein MPTLTPLEQVVWLLVASVLLFGLLWLAQRKTGDAGIVDVGWSYAVALGAVFAAATGEGSTHHRLLIATMIGLWGLRLGTHILTDRVLTGHEDGRYQMARERFGDRFQPFMLIFYQFQALSVPLLCLAPIAAATTTRNGLGTLALAGLGLYLIAVAGESLADLQLKQFKKHTANKGKTCRAGLWKYSRHPNYFFEWLLWVSYALVAAESPHWWLALVPVATMYLLLTRITGIPPTEAQSVRSRGDDYRAYQKETSAFFPWFPRPSALSHTSVPQQRNSEDQA
- a CDS encoding class I SAM-dependent methyltransferase, with translation MTTFHAASERDIKRRTPTPLERAGQRIVRSTLSRITHGSLTVQDGEDSTVAGDRQKGPHVSVRILDPVFYKRVLIEGPAGAAESYIDGEWTCDDLAGLFELLLINRDALESTQSALSRTTARLAGLLNTVRRNSRAGSTRNIRAHYDLSNEFFALWLDPSMLYSAAYFERAEMSLEEAQLAKVDRCCSKLDLKPNDRLLEIGTGWGGAAIRAAERFGCSVVTTTISEQQFQLATARVRERGLQNRVSVVRLDYRDLERDYGRGSFNKILSIEMIEAVGHEYLPRYFQTISRMLTIDGLAVIQGIWIRDQRYDAARRTVDFLKRRIFPGSCLLGLTAVTRAVRDNTDLSLIHMDDMAPHYVRTLREWNRAFHARVNEIRSLGFDERFIRMWRYYFEYCEGAFRARHCGDYQFLLAKPLGRPSINSCEHP
- a CDS encoding DUF1365 domain-containing protein, which produces MRHRRFAPLVRTFTFPLYMLWLDLDEIEETMATGRLWGTDRRRRALALGRFKRSDYLGDAAKDLKQEVLTRVEDALGFRPNGPVRLLTHARQYGYAFNPVSFYYCFEHNQTTGTETLTSIVAEITNTPWKQRHAHVLDCRARAGAANAPPLCERRRPLRFKFDKVFHVSPFMPMGLAYDWAFSMPCSHEGSRLGIHMTLRETTHGESVQGMGTHGTPDRRVFDATLRLDRREIGPWTLDGMLLRFPLMTARVTLSIHLHALRLWLRRVPVFRHPGRRIASNHTHVPTDRPSGS
- a CDS encoding FAD-dependent oxidoreductase translates to MRIAIIGSGISGLVVAHRLHQEHDLTIYESAGHVGGHTRTLTIDHEGRGIPVDTGFIVFNTRNYPLFTALLDELGVESQPTTMSFSVRDDARRFEYGGGSLNAIIAQRANLFRPRFWRMIAGFRRFATEAPRAIESGDEWTTLGAFLERECYPAPFRDHLIVPMAAAIWSTPDADILGLPLGFFVRFFSNHGMLSVRERPVWRTIVGGSRTYVARLTAPFQSRIRLHTPVHSVVRLRDGVRIRTATEEHSFDEVVFACHADQALRLLEDPTPAEREILGSLPYRPNEAILHTDQSLLPKCRRAWSAWNYIARHSNTPGVAVTYDMEILQRLGARRHPCVTLNSNGSVDPATIIDRHTFEHPAFDVASIKAQQRHAEISGVLHTHYCGAYWFNGFHEDGVRSGTRVADAIRASRNTFQATPQLASSL
- a CDS encoding acyl-CoA desaturase, coding for MSDLPHHAHAAADAMDPGSVSQTNSMDLTRYAEAPGRRIRAANVFPYLSIHLVCIGLLWVGWSWAAVIACVALFFGRMFIITAFYHRYFSHRTFKTSRAVQFIAAFIGTTTAQRGPLWWAAHHRNHHRHSDHPPDVHSPGLWGLLWSHMGWFLSDDGIKTDWKQVPDWAKVPELVWLERWHLLGPVTLALGSFAAGSLLASLAPSLGTSGWQMFVWCFGVSTTLLYHGTFTINSLAHTIGRRRFATSDDSRNSFILSILTLGEGWHNNHHHYPGTVRQGFYWWEIDPTYYGLRAMQACGLVWDLRPVPAKVYEDAHSHAPRVREESIRMRRLRREARQSMNARRRTGEGAAS